The proteins below are encoded in one region of Homo sapiens chromosome 8, GRCh38.p14 Primary Assembly:
- the C8orf58 gene encoding uncharacterized protein C8orf58 isoform 3 (isoform 3 is encoded by transcript variant 3), translated as MMGRRRAFAVDGRDGAGEGLARGCIVPGVTSTYRRIPDAAHGCSSWERGDKFRGVGREALFLKLASRDSGVEMAVGDSPLAALPGLSQDSLDFESSGSSEPPAQVGRLLASQKLGEVLERSRRLPTAPTSLSGQHRSLRLASKPEREVPLGAGQQESMEADTDLEAGLEEEAVGGLGPGAWACLPGQGLRYLEHLCLVLEQMARLQQLYLQLRIQRPPGDPGEEESTRAPLPSPLHTPGNRGQGPWELLSQTEHTGAKAASPPKVEVPSANPPRLPETPVEPTYHLPSSQGHKDRVQGPP; from the exons ATGATGGGCCGGCGGCGCGCCTTCGCCGTGGACGGCCGGG ATGGGGCTGGCGAGGGCCTGGCACGGGGCTGCATAGTGCCTGGAGTCACCAGCACCTACAGACGGATCCCCGACGCTGCCCACGGGTGCTCATCCTGGGAGAGAGGTGACAAGTTCAGAGGTGTCGGCAGGGAGGCACTCTTTCTCAAACTGGCCTCCCGGGACTCAGGAGTGGAGATGGCAGTTGGGGACAGCCCCCTGGCCGCCTTACCGGGCCTTTCTCAGGACTCCCTGGACTTTGAATCCTCAGGGAGTTCTGAGCCCCCCGCCCAGGTAGGCCGACTCCTGGCCAGCCAGAAGCTGGGGGAGGTGTTGGAGCGGTCCCGCCGGCTCCCAACAGCTCCCACCAGCTTGTCAGGACAACACCGCTCCCTGCGGCTGGCAAGCAAGCCTGAGCGTGAAGTGCCCCTTGGAGCAGGGCAACAGGAGTCCATGGAGGCAGACACAGACCTAGAGGCAGGCCTGGAAGAAGAGGCG GTGGggggcctggggcctggagcCTGGGCCTGCCTCCCCGGGCAGGGTCTTCGCTATCTGGAACACCTGTGCCTGGTGCTGGAGCAGATGGCAAGGCTCCAGCAGCTCTACCTGCAGCTGCGGATCCAGAGGCCCCCAGGG GATCCCGGCGAGGAGGAGTCGACCCGAGCCCCTTTACCGTCCCCGTTACACACCCCAGGCAATCGGGGGCAGGGGCCATGGGAGCTGCTAAGCCAGACAGAGCACACAG GAGCAAAGGCTGCTTCACCCCCAAAGGTGGAGGTGCCCAGTGCCAACCCTCCCAGGCTGCCAGAAACCCCAGTGGAGCCAACGTACCACTTGCCATCCTCCCAGGGACACAAG GATCGAGTCCAGGGACCTCCCTGA
- the C8orf58 gene encoding uncharacterized protein C8orf58 isoform 2 (isoform 2 is encoded by transcript variant 2) has translation MMGRRRAFAVDGRDGAGEGLARGCIVPGVTSTYRRIPDAAHGCSSWERGDKFRGVGREALFLKLASRDSGVEMAVGDSPLAALPGLSQDSLDFESSGSSEPPAQVGRLLASQKLGEVLERSRRLPTAPTSLSGQHRSLRLASKPEREVPLGAGQQESMEADTDLEAGLEEEAVGGLGPGAWACLPGQGLRYLEHLCLVLEQMARLQQLYLQLRIQRPPGDPGEEESTRAPLPSPLHTPGNRGQGPWELLSQTEHTGAKAASPPKVEVPSANPPRLPETPVEPTYHLPSSQGHKVKVLLNRICRRSHHHPEPPAPPDGSDPRIESRDLPERPQCRPHRKTFMPSLVVKKQRAKNLSVG, from the exons ATGATGGGCCGGCGGCGCGCCTTCGCCGTGGACGGCCGGG ATGGGGCTGGCGAGGGCCTGGCACGGGGCTGCATAGTGCCTGGAGTCACCAGCACCTACAGACGGATCCCCGACGCTGCCCACGGGTGCTCATCCTGGGAGAGAGGTGACAAGTTCAGAGGTGTCGGCAGGGAGGCACTCTTTCTCAAACTGGCCTCCCGGGACTCAGGAGTGGAGATGGCAGTTGGGGACAGCCCCCTGGCCGCCTTACCGGGCCTTTCTCAGGACTCCCTGGACTTTGAATCCTCAGGGAGTTCTGAGCCCCCCGCCCAGGTAGGCCGACTCCTGGCCAGCCAGAAGCTGGGGGAGGTGTTGGAGCGGTCCCGCCGGCTCCCAACAGCTCCCACCAGCTTGTCAGGACAACACCGCTCCCTGCGGCTGGCAAGCAAGCCTGAGCGTGAAGTGCCCCTTGGAGCAGGGCAACAGGAGTCCATGGAGGCAGACACAGACCTAGAGGCAGGCCTGGAAGAAGAGGCG GTGGggggcctggggcctggagcCTGGGCCTGCCTCCCCGGGCAGGGTCTTCGCTATCTGGAACACCTGTGCCTGGTGCTGGAGCAGATGGCAAGGCTCCAGCAGCTCTACCTGCAGCTGCGGATCCAGAGGCCCCCAGGG GATCCCGGCGAGGAGGAGTCGACCCGAGCCCCTTTACCGTCCCCGTTACACACCCCAGGCAATCGGGGGCAGGGGCCATGGGAGCTGCTAAGCCAGACAGAGCACACAG GAGCAAAGGCTGCTTCACCCCCAAAGGTGGAGGTGCCCAGTGCCAACCCTCCCAGGCTGCCAGAAACCCCAGTGGAGCCAACGTACCACTTGCCATCCTCCCAGGGACACAAG GTCAAGGTCCTGCTCAACCGGATCTGCCGGAGAAGCCACCACCACCCTGAGCCCCCTGCCCCTCCTGATGGCTCTGACCCCAG GATCGAGTCCAGGGACCTCCCTGAAAGGCCTCAGTGCCGCCCCCACCGGAAGACCTTTATGCCATCATTAGTGGTTAAGAAGCAACGAGCAAAAAACCTTTCTGTAGGCTGA
- the C8orf58 gene encoding uncharacterized protein C8orf58 isoform 1 (isoform 1 is encoded by transcript variant 1): MMGRRRAFAVDGRDGAGEGLARGCIVPGVTSTYRRIPDAAHGCSSWERGDKFRGVGREALFLKLASRDSGVEMAVGDSPLAALPGLSQDSLDFESSGSSEPPAQVGRLLASQKLGEVLERSRRLPTAPTSLSGQHRSLRLASKPEREVPLGAGQQESMEADTDLEAGLEEEAVGGLGPGAWACLPGQGLRYLEHLCLVLEQMARLQQLYLQLRIQRPPGDPGEEESTRAPLPSPLHTPGNRGQGPWELLSQTEHTGAKAASPPKVEVPSANPPRLPETPVEPTYHLPSSQGHKRDISHWDKVKVLLNRICRRSHHHPEPPAPPDGSDPRIESRDLPERPQCRPHRKTFMPSLVVKKQRAKNLSVG; this comes from the exons ATGATGGGCCGGCGGCGCGCCTTCGCCGTGGACGGCCGGG ATGGGGCTGGCGAGGGCCTGGCACGGGGCTGCATAGTGCCTGGAGTCACCAGCACCTACAGACGGATCCCCGACGCTGCCCACGGGTGCTCATCCTGGGAGAGAGGTGACAAGTTCAGAGGTGTCGGCAGGGAGGCACTCTTTCTCAAACTGGCCTCCCGGGACTCAGGAGTGGAGATGGCAGTTGGGGACAGCCCCCTGGCCGCCTTACCGGGCCTTTCTCAGGACTCCCTGGACTTTGAATCCTCAGGGAGTTCTGAGCCCCCCGCCCAGGTAGGCCGACTCCTGGCCAGCCAGAAGCTGGGGGAGGTGTTGGAGCGGTCCCGCCGGCTCCCAACAGCTCCCACCAGCTTGTCAGGACAACACCGCTCCCTGCGGCTGGCAAGCAAGCCTGAGCGTGAAGTGCCCCTTGGAGCAGGGCAACAGGAGTCCATGGAGGCAGACACAGACCTAGAGGCAGGCCTGGAAGAAGAGGCG GTGGggggcctggggcctggagcCTGGGCCTGCCTCCCCGGGCAGGGTCTTCGCTATCTGGAACACCTGTGCCTGGTGCTGGAGCAGATGGCAAGGCTCCAGCAGCTCTACCTGCAGCTGCGGATCCAGAGGCCCCCAGGG GATCCCGGCGAGGAGGAGTCGACCCGAGCCCCTTTACCGTCCCCGTTACACACCCCAGGCAATCGGGGGCAGGGGCCATGGGAGCTGCTAAGCCAGACAGAGCACACAG GAGCAAAGGCTGCTTCACCCCCAAAGGTGGAGGTGCCCAGTGCCAACCCTCCCAGGCTGCCAGAAACCCCAGTGGAGCCAACGTACCACTTGCCATCCTCCCAGGGACACAAG CGGGATATCTCCCACTGGGACAAGGTCAAGGTCCTGCTCAACCGGATCTGCCGGAGAAGCCACCACCACCCTGAGCCCCCTGCCCCTCCTGATGGCTCTGACCCCAG GATCGAGTCCAGGGACCTCCCTGAAAGGCCTCAGTGCCGCCCCCACCGGAAGACCTTTATGCCATCATTAGTGGTTAAGAAGCAACGAGCAAAAAACCTTTCTGTAGGCTGA